The Desulfatibacillum aliphaticivorans DSM 15576 genome includes a window with the following:
- the dusB gene encoding tRNA dihydrouridine synthase DusB produces the protein MLKIASLKLDNPLVCAPLAGVTNLPFRLMAKRHGAALVCSEMISSNGLIRYQKKTMELMASKEEERPLSIQIFGSDPGVLADSARIVAEHGADIVDINFGCSVKKVLKGGAGSALMADLPRAEKILKEVRKAISLPFTIKMRSGWDASGDEAMALGRIAQDAGVDAVALHPRTAKQGFSGHSDWSQIKRLKQELTIPVIGNGDVTKPEHVLEMMEQTGCDGVMIGRAVLYAPWIFRQALCLLENRPMEEIDLDDRKKALFDYLDDTMDYLGEEHGCRVMRSRLAWFVKGLPNAAKFRGEITRIASKEQARDLIEEFFRSIEKRREEAPAASD, from the coding sequence ATGTTAAAGATCGCTTCCTTAAAACTGGATAATCCTCTGGTATGCGCGCCCCTGGCCGGAGTCACCAACCTGCCGTTTCGGCTTATGGCCAAACGGCATGGCGCCGCCCTTGTCTGTTCCGAAATGATCAGCTCCAATGGGTTGATCAGGTATCAAAAAAAGACCATGGAGCTCATGGCGAGCAAGGAAGAGGAACGGCCGCTTTCCATCCAGATATTCGGCTCCGATCCCGGCGTGCTGGCGGACTCGGCCAGAATCGTTGCGGAACATGGCGCGGACATTGTGGACATCAATTTCGGCTGTTCCGTTAAAAAAGTGCTGAAAGGCGGCGCAGGCTCCGCGCTCATGGCCGACCTGCCCAGGGCGGAAAAAATCCTGAAAGAGGTGCGAAAAGCCATTTCCCTGCCTTTTACCATCAAAATGCGCTCGGGCTGGGACGCCTCGGGCGACGAGGCCATGGCCTTGGGCAGAATCGCCCAGGACGCAGGCGTGGATGCGGTGGCCCTGCATCCGCGGACGGCCAAACAAGGGTTTTCGGGGCATTCGGATTGGTCTCAGATCAAACGGCTTAAGCAGGAGTTGACCATTCCGGTCATAGGCAACGGGGACGTAACCAAGCCGGAGCATGTGCTGGAAATGATGGAGCAGACGGGGTGCGACGGAGTGATGATCGGCCGGGCCGTGCTTTACGCCCCCTGGATTTTTCGCCAGGCCCTATGCCTTTTGGAGAACAGGCCCATGGAGGAGATCGACCTGGACGATAGGAAAAAGGCGCTGTTCGACTACCTGGACGACACCATGGATTACCTGGGCGAAGAGCACGGATGCCGGGTGATGCGAAGCCGCCTTGCCTGGTTTGTGAAAGGCCTTCCAAACGCCGCAAAGTTCCGGGGGGAGATCACCCGCATAGCCTCCAAGGAACAGGCAAGGGATTTGATCGAAGAATTTTTCAGAAGCATTGAAAAGCGGCGGGAAGAAGCTCCCGCCGCTTCGGATTGA